The Solanum lycopersicum chromosome 6, SLM_r2.1 genome has a window encoding:
- the LOC101257675 gene encoding uncharacterized protein — protein sequence MTTCDSKLSLKLLIDPKAKKVLFAEAEKDCVDFLFHILSLPVSTVIRLLKTKGLNYGCLPNLYDSVENLNETYIQSNQDKNILLKPKSPVGIFSVPFLALSDVPAQKISYGCSRYACGSNSYSIYYVTDVPNSQCPNCEYPMSRKLTYLVPQGVNKPVGTTGTGFVKEAVKYMVMDDLVVKPISVVSSITALNSYFNVKDVSSLQEKVVNLGMKEALKLLKASFESKTVLTSVFMTSAKRKRAL from the exons ATGACTACTTGTGATTCCAAATTGAGTTTGAAGCTTTTGATTGACCCcaaagctaaaaaagtcctatttGCAGAGGCTGAAAAGGATTGCGTTGATTTTCTGTTTCACATTCTTTCATTGCCAGTGAGCACAGTTATCAGGCTTCTCAAGACCAAAGGATTGAATTATGGGTGCTTGCCTAACCTCTACGATAGCGTAGAGAATCTAAACGAAACATATATTCAGTCTAATCAAGACAAGAACATCCTTTTAAAACCAAAATCTCCAGTTGGGATATTTTCTGTTCCTTTTCTAGCACTTAGTGACGTTCCTGCACAAAAGATATCTTATGGATGTTCTCGTTATGCATGTGGTTCCAACAGTTATAGTATTTATTATGTTACGGATGTCCCTAATTCTCAATGTCCAAATTGTGAGTATCCTATGTCAAGAAAGTTGACGTATCTTGTTCCACAAGGAGTGAATAAACCTGTGGGTACTACAGGCACTGGTTTTGTAAAGGAGGCAGTGAAATACATGGTGATGGATGATTTGGTCGTTAAGCCTATCTCCGTTGTATCAAGCATCACCGCTCTAAACAGTTACTTTAATGTCAAGGATGTTTCTTCCTTGCAGGAGAAAGTTGTAAATTTAGGAATGAAAGAG GCGCTGAAGTTGCTCAAGGCATCGTTTGAATCAAAAACAGTTCTGACTAGTGTTTTCATGACCAGTGCAAAGCGAAAAAGAGCTTTGTAG
- the LOC101254212 gene encoding uncharacterized protein, which translates to MATTCDTKLSMKLLIDTKAGKVLFAEADKDCVDFLFHILSLPAGTVISLLKEKGMSGSLPNLYESVENLKDTYIQSNQCKDILLKPKSSVGISPVPFLLLDGHVTTREKTFYGCSYSSSHLTVSDDPTALCTICNHTMSDKLVYAAPRVAGGAVEAKGKGGFVKDVVTYMVADDLVVKPMSTISCIALLNKFNVRDVGVLEEEVVSFGVEEALELLKASLESKTVLTSVFMSRREKAEK; encoded by the exons ATGGCGACTACTTGTGATACTAAATTGAGCATGAAGCTTTTGATTGACACCAAGGCTGGCAAAGTCCTATTTGCCGAGGCTGATAAGGACTGTGTTGATTTCCTCTTTCACATTCTCTCATTGCCTGCTGGAACCGTTATCAGTCTTCTTAAGGAGAAAGGAATGAGTGGTTCCTTGCCTAACCTCTACGAAAGTGTAGAAAATCTGAAGGACACCTATATTCAATCGAACCAATGCAAGGATATCCTTTTAAAACCCAAGTCTTCAGTTGGGATCTCTCCAGTTCCTTTTCTATTGCTTGATGGCCATGTTACGACACGTGAGAAGACTTTTTACGGCTGTTCCTACTCTAGTTCCCACTTAACTGTTTCTGATGACCCTACTGCTCTCTGTACAATCTGTAATCATACTATGTCAGATAAGTTAGTTTATGCTGCTCCGCGAGTAGCAGGTGGAGCTGTGGAAGCAAAAGGAAAAGGGGGTTTTGTGAAGGATGTTGTGACATACATGGTGGCAGATGACTTGGTAGTCAAGCCCATGTCCACCATCTCTTGCATTGCTCTTCTCAACAAGTTTAATGTCAGGGATGTTGGTGTACTAGAGGAGGAAGTTGTAAGTTTCGGAGTGGAAGAG GCACTGGAGTTGCTGAAGGCATCTTTGGAGTCGAAAACAGTTCTGACGAGTGTTTTCATGAGCCGCCGCGAGAAAGCAGAGAAATAG
- the LOC101253907 gene encoding myb-related protein 306-like: MGRPPCCEKSGVKKGPWTPEEDIILVSYIQEHGPGNWRNIPTNTGLLRCSKSCRLRWTNYLRPGIKRGNFTEHEEKMIIHLQALLGNRWAAIASYLPQRTDNDIKNYWNTHLKKKLNNNKKVEGHDDHQEGTSASSSSSQSKIIKGQWERRLQTDIHTAKQALCDALSLDTTPNNKNNNNNPPPHDQDQQPPSVQTPTTYASSAENIAKLLQNWMKNSPKSTSSSSSKITPMSSLNNNLSIGAVSSSSPSEGTVNVTPGQGLDSIFSFNSSNNSDVSQSVSVDEGGNFSTPENHNNNNNNNAGIYQVESKPNLPDFKPENGNFQEESKQNMETQQVPLTMLEKWLLEDANAQAEQEDQLMGIGMGMGMTLAETNDLF; encoded by the exons ATGGGAAGGCCTCCTTGTTGTGAAAAAAGTGGGGTGAAAAAAGGGCCATGGACACCAGAAGAAGATATCATTTTGGTTTCATACATTCAAGAACATGGCCCTGGAAACTGGAGAAATATTCCAACTAATActg gTTTGCTAAGATGCAGCAAAAGTTGTAGACTTCGATGGACTAATTATCTCCGGCCAGGGATCAAACGTGGAAACTTCACTGAACATGAAGAAAAAATGATCATCCATCTTCAAGCTCTTCTTGGCAATCG ATGGGCAGCTATAGCTTCATACCTTCCGCAAAGAACAGACAACGATATCAAGAATTACTGGAACACTCATTTGAAAAAGAAGCTTAATAACAACAAGAAGGTTGAAGGTCATGATGATCATCAAGAAGGAACttcagcatcatcatcatcatctcaatcaaaaatcataaaagGACAGTGGGAAAGGAGGCTTCAAACTGACATTCACACTGCTAAACAAGCTCTTTGTGATGCTTTGTCACTTGATACAActccaaataacaaaaacaacaacaataatccACCTCCTCATGATCAGGATCAACAACCACCATCAGTTCAAACACCTACTACCTATGCTTCAAGTGCTGAAAACATTGCTAAGTTGCTtcaaaattggatgaaaaattCACCCAAATCGACCTCGTCTAGTAGCTCGAAAATTACTCCTATGTCATCCTTGAACAACAATTTATCAATCGGTGCAGTTTCAAGTTCTAGCCCTAGTGAAGGGACGGTAAATGTTACTCCTGGACAAGGTTTGGACTCTATCTTTAGCTTTAATTCATCTAATAATTCGGATGTTTCGCAATCCGTATCGGTCGATGAGGGTGGTAATTTCAGTACACCTGagaatcataataataacaacaacaacaatgctGGGATTTATCAAGTTGAAAGCAAGCCAAATTTGCCTGATTTCAAGCCAGAAAATGGGAATTTTCAAGAGGAGAGTAAGCAAAATATGGAGACACAACAAGTGCCTTTAACTATGCTGGAGAAATGGCTACTTGAGGATGCTAATGCACAAGCTGAACAAGAAGATCAGTTAATGGGAATTGGAATGGGAATGGGAATGACCTTAGCTGAAACTAATGAtttgttttga
- the LOC101253597 gene encoding large ribosomal subunit protein eL34 — MVQRLTYRKRHSYATKSNQHRVVKTPGGKLIYQTTKKRANGPKCPVTGKRIQGIPHLRPAEYKRSRLSRNRRTVNRAYGGVLSGGAVRERIVRAFLVEEQKIVKKVLKIQKAKEKLAAKS; from the exons ATGGTGCAGAGACTCACTTACCGTAAGCGCCACAGCTATGCCACCAAATCCAACCAACACCGCGTCGTCAAAACTCCTG GTGGGAAGTTGATTTATCAGACTACCAAGAAGAGGGCTAATGGTCCCAAGTGCCCTGTCACTGGAAAGAGGATTCAGGGG ATTCCTCACCTGAGACCAGCTGAGTACAAGAGGTCCAGGTTGTCTAGGAACAGGAGGACTGTGAACCGTGCCTATGGCGGAGTATTGTCTGGAGGAGCAGTTAGGGAGAG GATCGTCCGTGCTTTCTTGGTGGAAGAGCAAAAAATTGTTAAGAAGGTTTTGAAGATCCAAAAAGCCAAAGAAAAGTTGGCAGCTAAGAGTTAA
- the LOC101253294 gene encoding probable methyltransferase PMT2: protein MATKGNPGDNRNKSFLPSLLVIAALCCFFYVLGVWKRSGFGKGDSIALEITKKAEDCGILPNLEYETHHGNQSTSFDDPKQDVKEIEPCGEQYIDYTPCHDQMRAMTFPRENMNYRERHCPPDEEKLHCLVPAPKGYVTPFSWPKSRDYVPFANAPHKSLTVEKAVQNWVQYEGDVFRFPGGGTQFPNGADAYIDQLASVIPMENGTVRTALDTGCGVASWGAYLFKKNVLTMSFAPRDSHEAQVQFALERGVPAVIGVLGTIKLPYPSRAFDMAHCSRCLIPWGANDGLYMTEVDRVLRPGGYWVLSGPPINWRVNYQAWQRPKEELEEEQRKIEEMAELLCWEKKHEKGETAIWRKRVNNEYCREHDSRVTLCESSNAANVWYKKMEACITPYPETTNSDEVAGGGLQPFPDRLNTVPPRIASGSVPGFSVEAFKEDNKLWKKHVNSYKRVNKILDNGRYRNIMDMNAGLGSFAAALESPKLWVMNVVPTIAEKDTLGVVYERGLIGIYHDWCEAFSTYPRTYDLIHANRVFSLYKDKCSVEDILLEMDRILRPEGAVILRDHVDVLTQVKRIATGMRWNIKMVDHEDGPLIPEKVLFAVRKYWVVGDNNSTV from the exons ATGGCAACAAAAGGAAATCCAGGGGATAACAGAAATAAAAGCTTTTTACCATCATTACTTGTCATAGCTGCACTTTGTTGTTTCTTCTATGTTCTTGGAGTGTGGAAAAGAAGTGGTTTTGGGAAGGGAGACAGCATAGCACTTGAAATAACAAAGAAGGCAGAGGACTGCGGTATCCTTCCTAATTTGGAGTATGAAACTCACCATGGGAATCAAAGCACCTCGTTCGATGATCCCAAGCAAGATGTCAAGGAGATTGAGCCATGTGGCGAGCAATACATTGATTATACACCATGTCATGATCAAATGCGAGCAATGACATTTCCTAGAGAAAATATGAACTATAGGGAGAGACATTGTCCTCCAGATGAAGAGAAGCTGCATTGTCTTGTTCCAGCTCCAAAAGGATATGTCACTCCTTTTTCATGGCCAAAGAGTCGTGACTATGTACCTTTTGCAAATGCACCACATAAGAGCTTAACAGTCGAGAAGGCAGTGCAAAATTGGGTTCAATATGAAGGAGATGTATTTAGATTTCCAGGTGGTGGAACACAGTTCCCCAATGGGGCAGATGCATATATTGATCAACTTGCTTCTGTTATACCGATGGAAAATGGTACTGTAAGAACTGCATTGGATACCGGATGTGGG GTTGCAAGTTGGGGTGCATACCTTTTCAAGAAGAATGTTCTAACCATGTCCTTCGCACCCAGAGACTCGCATGAAGCTCAAGTTCAATTTGCTTTGGAAAGAGGTGTTCCAGCAGTAATTGGTGTACTTGGAACCATAAAATTGCCATATCCATCTAGAGCTTTTGATATGGCGCATTGTTCACGTTGTTTGATTCCTTGGGGTGCAAATG ATGGATTGTACATGACGGAGGTAGACCGAGTGCTCAGACCAGGGGGCTACTGGGTACTTTCAGGTCCTCCCATCAACTGGCGGGTTAACTATCAAGCGTGGCAACGCCCTAAAGAAGAACTGGAGGAGGAACAGAGAAAGATTGAAGAAATGGCTGAACTTCTCTGCTGGGAAAAGAAACACGAGAAAGGTGAGACTGCCATATGGAGAAAAAGAGTAAACAATGAGTACTGCAGGGAACATGATTCTCGTGTAACTCTATGTGAATCCTCGAATGCAGCAAATGTCTG GTATAAGAAGATGGAGGCATGCATAACTCCTTATCCTGAGACAACTAATTCAGATGAAGTTGCGGGTGGGGGACTTCAGCCGTTTCCTGATAGACTTAATACTGTTCCTCCGAGAATAGCAAGTGGATCTGTTCCTGGATTTTCTGTTGAGGCATTCAAGGAGGACAACAAGTTATGGAAAAAACACGTGAATTCTTATAAGAGAGTTAATAAGATCCTCGACAATGGGAGGTATAGAAATATAATGGATATGAATGCCGGCCTTGGAAGTTTTGCTGCAGCACTTGAATCACCCAAGTTATGGGTCATGAATGTTGTGCCAACTATAGCTGAGAAAGACACTCTTGGAGTTGTATATGAACGAGGCTTAATCGGCATATACCATGACTG GTGTGAAGCCTTCTCTACGTATCCTCGGACATATGATCTTATTCATGCAAATAGAGTTTTCAGCTTATACAAAGACAA ATGTAGTGTTGAAGACATTCTGCTTGAGATGGATAGGATTCTTCGACCAGAAGGTGCAGTCATATTGCGAGACCATGTAGATGTCCTCACCCAGGTGAAAAGAATCGCAACCGGTATGAGGTGGAACATAAAAATGGTGGATCATGAGGATGGTCCTCTGATCCCTGAAAAGGTGCTATTTGCTGTCAGAAAATATTGGGTTGTAGGTGATAACAACTCAACTGTTTGA
- the LOC101252996 gene encoding protein PHYTOCHROME KINASE SUBSTRATE 3, whose protein sequence is MEANNNVTSLRVASFSCYLSNPDDQSFLHKLGGSYEEPYSAVVLPPENPFSVRATKAPTSKPSSNNPRDSLANLRVESFSSYLKTDEDNFAFKTSGASPVQDPTIAFVFSQQTLVSTQKHQERTKLKDGELSIFGADKYFNKKLEYGAAATSVVKYGGQMNNGMVDLPHPKPSSQTGTPSIHSEASSFNSQSALLQNLPRNRYQTNQKKSTGRRFFATFGCPGPCSGKKAVRVDQSSEPGLPQPGSKHSTGHFALSSGTASVDEKLRVVKKHLDDQDQTIEEQRKSIEVFGSGKMRQGDIAVNLERKLSMLTWDAIPKAQNLPRATIGSSTVCDDIASDASSDLFEIENISSSGYGLMHSQTSDYVPGCMSPTTQYAPSEASIEWSVITDSAAGYSSVISDYDSKRISISGNAIPRNAACTNTKNNKNAVSKEDQKARQGGLLGCKSHKAVSVVETVYKTGENTKHHQRG, encoded by the coding sequence ATGGAAGCCAATAATAATGTAACCAGCCTTCGCGTAGCATCATTTTCTTGTTACCTTAGCAACCCTGACGATCAGAGTTTTTTACATAAACTAGGAGGCTCTTATGAAGAGCCTTATTCTGCTGTTGTTTTACCACCTGAGAACCCCTTTTCTGTAAGAGCTACTAAGGCACCTACTAGTAAACCATCCTCGAATAACCCTCGAGACAGCCTTGCCAATCTTCGCGTTGAGTCTTTCTCTTCTTATCTCAAGACTGATGAAGACAACTTTGCATTTAAGACCTCAGGTGCTTCTCCTGTTCAAGATCCTACTATTGCATTTGTTTTTTCTCAGCAAACTTTGGTTAGCACTCAGAAACACCAAGAAAGAACCAAGTTGAAAGATGGGGAACTAAGCATATTTGGAGCTGACAAGTATTTCAACAAGAAACTGGAATATGGAGCTGCCGCTACATCTGTGGTGAAGTATGGCGGGCAGATGAACAACGGGATGGTGGATCTTCCCCACCCGAAACCAAGTTCCCAGACAGGAACTCCAAGCATCCATTCAGAAGCAAGCAGTTTTAACAGTCAAAGTGCACTGTTACAAAATCTTCCAAGAAACAGATATCAAACAAACCAGAAGAAGTCGACAGGAAGGAGATTTTTTGCCACTTTTGGTTGCCCTGGACCTTGTTCAGGAAAAAAAGCAGTCCGTGTGGATCAAAGCTCGGAACCTGGACTTCCCCAGCCAGGATCAAAACATTCAACAGGTCATTTTGCATTAAGTTCTGGCACGGCTTCTGTGGACGAGAAATTGAGAGTAGTCAAAAAACATTTGGATGATCAAGATCAAACCATCGAAGAGCAAAGAAAATCAATAGAAGTGTTTGGCTCCGGAAAAATGAGACAAGGAGACATAGCAGTAAATTTAGAAAGGAAACTCTCCATGTTAACTTGGGACGCCATTCCTAAAGCCCAAAACCTCCCTCGTGCAACCATAGGAAGCAGTACAGTTTGCGATGACATTGCTAGTGATGCTAGCTCTGATCTATTCGAAATTGAGAATATATCTAGCAGTGGATATGGACTCATGCATTCACAAACTAGCGATTATGTTCCTGGCTGCATGTCTCCAACAACTCAGTATGCACCAAGTGAGGCCAGTATTGAGTGGAGTGTTATCACAGACAGTGCTGCTGGTTACTCATCAGTCATCTCAGATTATGATTCAAAGAGAATTAGCATTAGTGGCAATGCAATTCCAAGAAATGCAGCATGTACAAACACCAAAAACAATAAGAATGCAGTCAGCAAAGAAGATCAAAAAGCCCGTCAAGGCGGGCTTTTAGGTTGCAAGAGTCACAAAGCAGTAAGTGTGGTTGAAACTGTATACAAGACTGGTGAGAACACAAAACATCATCAGCGCGGTTGA